Proteins encoded by one window of Planctomycetota bacterium:
- a CDS encoding PEP-CTERM sorting domain-containing protein produces MKITSLCIAAAAALTVGSMASAQIVVDDFNRTADSGTGWGATTGGTAGVQNWIPGDVGGVNGEAGTFVNNRIILDYNLATDPNVIAGGGFVVNWQVNPTDGDDSVPPNSGTGREFAGIALSDTNDLVEFGGAGAVTNAGNDALRYAVLPRNSGSAGMLTRTAGNVRTLVATGNPDVGAFNEFVFDQPTFDLYSGQSPLPDPFVNDTFYDVSIEVVGDFSAGSIVLVTTTVNGAVMPTESIEWIDADSAFLSAVAFNGEHQYDNLSISALVIPEPASLGLLSVAGLGLMRRRRA; encoded by the coding sequence ATGAAGATCACTTCACTTTGCATTGCAGCCGCCGCGGCCCTGACCGTCGGGTCCATGGCGTCTGCCCAGATCGTTGTCGACGATTTCAACCGTACCGCTGACTCCGGCACCGGTTGGGGCGCGACCACCGGCGGAACTGCCGGCGTGCAGAACTGGATCCCCGGTGACGTCGGCGGTGTCAACGGTGAGGCCGGCACATTCGTCAACAATCGCATCATTCTCGACTACAACCTCGCGACCGACCCAAACGTCATCGCTGGTGGCGGCTTTGTCGTCAACTGGCAGGTCAACCCGACCGACGGCGATGATTCGGTCCCGCCGAACAGCGGCACCGGCCGTGAGTTTGCCGGCATCGCGCTTTCCGACACCAACGACCTTGTTGAGTTCGGTGGTGCCGGTGCGGTCACCAACGCGGGCAACGACGCTCTGCGTTACGCGGTCTTGCCTCGCAACAGTGGCTCGGCCGGTATGCTCACCCGCACCGCCGGCAACGTCCGCACGCTCGTCGCCACAGGCAACCCCGACGTCGGTGCGTTCAACGAGTTCGTGTTCGACCAGCCGACCTTCGACCTATATTCCGGTCAGTCCCCGCTGCCCGACCCGTTTGTAAATGACACGTTCTACGATGTGTCGATTGAAGTTGTCGGCGACTTCTCTGCCGGCAGCATCGTGTTGGTGACCACCACCGTTAACGGTGCAGTCATGCCGACCGAGAGCATCGAGTGGATCGATGCTGACTCGGCGTTCCTGTCGGCAGTCGCCTTCAACGGCGAGCACCAGTACGACAACCTCAGCATCTCGGCGCTCGTGATTCCCGAGCCGGCTTCGCTCGGACTTCTGTCCGTTGCCGGTCTTGGCCTGATGCGTCGCCGTCGCGCATAA